The Deinococcus taeanensis genome has a window encoding:
- a CDS encoding ABC transporter substrate-binding protein — protein sequence MLRATPSLLLCAVLALGHAQAGTLKDIQASGVLRIATNAEFKPFTYFEGKTMKGFEYDLGNLLARQMGLKPQWINQRFDSLLIGLNQDRFDLVISSHGITPERARAVDFTAPHYCSGGLIVSLPGGPRTVASLKGKVIATQVGTTYAEQIRTVTGSTNLRLYPNNSDALQALTSGRVDAMVNEKFYALEALKQSGGRLQQGELLFQEQLGMAVAKGNTTLLQAVNRSLKTAQNNGSYARLSKQYFGEDVRCK from the coding sequence ATGCTGCGTGCCACCCCGTCACTGCTGCTGTGCGCCGTTCTGGCCCTGGGACACGCCCAGGCCGGCACCCTGAAGGACATTCAGGCCTCCGGCGTCCTGCGCATCGCGACCAACGCCGAATTCAAGCCGTTTACGTACTTTGAGGGCAAGACCATGAAAGGCTTCGAGTACGACCTGGGGAACCTGCTGGCGCGGCAGATGGGCCTGAAACCCCAGTGGATCAACCAGCGTTTCGACTCGCTGCTGATCGGGCTCAACCAGGACCGCTTCGATCTGGTGATCTCCAGCCACGGCATCACCCCCGAACGGGCCAGGGCGGTGGACTTTACCGCGCCGCATTACTGCAGCGGCGGCCTGATCGTCTCGCTGCCGGGTGGCCCCCGGACCGTAGCCAGCCTGAAAGGCAAGGTCATTGCCACGCAGGTGGGTACAACCTATGCCGAGCAGATCCGGACGGTAACAGGAAGCACCAACCTGCGGCTGTACCCGAACAACAGCGACGCGCTGCAGGCCCTCACCAGCGGGCGGGTAGACGCCATGGTCAATGAGAAGTTCTACGCTCTGGAGGCCCTCAAACAATCGGGAGGCCGCCTCCAGCAGGGCGAACTGCTCTTTCAGGAGCAGCTGGGCATGGCCGTGGCGAAAGGCAACACCACCCTGCTTCAAGCGGTGAACAGGAGCCTCAAGACCGCTCAAAACAACGGCAGTTACGCCAGGTTGTCCAAGCAGTACTTCGGAGAGGACGTCCGGTGCAAGTAA
- a CDS encoding PLP-dependent aminotransferase family protein produces MAPGDLPLVLDRTSEVGLTKQLARQLRAAIAQGQLEPRQRMPSTRALASALGIGRNIAFEAYEDLLAEGYLVGKDRSGTFVAQELSPQVLDLRATRPAPKPTARWLQRQVPEPQVEDAIARDQVEFRVGQTDTSTLGHSEWRRVWREVAESDLPTDYEAPAGDSLLREAVAEYLKRARGFVCSPDDVIITSGAVQGVNLIAQAVLAPGDQVGFEEPGYRLARQILQESGAQILPLPVDKDGLQLSALPSGAGAPVMVYTTPSHQFPLGVRLSIPRRLALLEWARQHDVLILEDDYDSEFRYGASPLPSLASLDTSGHVVYLGTFSKVLSPAVRVGYVVAPGALRDRLLRIKSKADFHTSWPVQRALALMITQGHLERHIRRMRKTYALKRATVNLALQPIRPYARLMGLDAGLHAHLELNPDVSAQQVIEEALRQGVIVPALAPYYLGLPDRNGLLLGYGGLTVPEIQRSAGVLCAAIAQAAGETRAP; encoded by the coding sequence GTGGCGCCCGGCGACCTCCCGCTGGTCCTCGACCGCACCAGCGAGGTGGGCCTGACCAAACAGCTCGCCCGGCAACTGCGCGCCGCCATCGCTCAGGGGCAGCTGGAACCACGCCAGCGCATGCCGTCCACGCGGGCGCTGGCCAGCGCCCTGGGCATCGGCCGCAACATTGCGTTTGAAGCGTACGAGGACCTGCTGGCCGAAGGCTACCTGGTGGGTAAGGACCGCTCAGGTACCTTCGTGGCTCAGGAACTGTCCCCACAGGTGCTGGACCTGCGGGCCACGCGGCCCGCGCCCAAACCGACCGCCCGCTGGCTGCAGCGCCAGGTCCCTGAACCGCAGGTGGAAGACGCCATCGCCCGTGATCAGGTGGAGTTCCGGGTCGGCCAGACGGACACCTCCACCCTGGGACACAGTGAGTGGCGCCGCGTGTGGCGGGAGGTTGCCGAGAGTGACCTGCCGACCGATTATGAAGCGCCGGCCGGCGACAGCCTGCTGAGAGAGGCGGTCGCTGAGTACCTGAAACGTGCCCGGGGCTTCGTGTGCTCACCGGACGACGTGATCATCACCTCGGGCGCTGTGCAGGGCGTCAACCTGATTGCTCAGGCAGTCCTGGCGCCGGGCGACCAGGTGGGCTTCGAGGAACCCGGTTACCGCCTCGCACGTCAGATCCTGCAGGAAAGTGGCGCCCAGATTCTGCCCCTGCCTGTCGACAAGGATGGCCTGCAGCTCAGTGCGTTGCCGAGCGGCGCGGGGGCGCCGGTCATGGTGTACACCACCCCCTCACATCAGTTTCCGCTGGGGGTGCGGCTGTCCATTCCGCGGCGCCTGGCGCTGCTGGAATGGGCCCGGCAGCACGACGTTCTGATTCTCGAAGATGACTACGACAGCGAATTCCGTTACGGCGCCTCACCGCTGCCCTCCCTGGCCTCGCTGGACACCAGCGGCCACGTCGTTTACCTCGGCACCTTCTCCAAGGTGCTGTCCCCCGCGGTCCGGGTGGGCTATGTGGTAGCGCCTGGCGCCCTGCGAGACCGGCTGCTCCGCATCAAGAGCAAGGCGGACTTTCACACCTCCTGGCCGGTGCAGCGGGCCCTGGCCCTGATGATCACCCAGGGGCATCTGGAACGACACATTCGGCGGATGCGCAAGACCTATGCCCTGAAACGGGCGACCGTCAACCTGGCCCTGCAGCCCATCCGCCCGTATGCCCGCCTGATGGGCCTGGACGCCGGCCTGCACGCCCACCTTGAACTGAACCCGGATGTCAGCGCCCAGCAGGTGATCGAGGAGGCCCTCAGGCAGGGCGTGATCGTGCCGGCGCTGGCCCCGTACTACCTGGGCCTGCCGGACCGGAACGGGCTGCTGCTCGGGTACGGCGGGCTGACCGTCCCGGAGATTCAGCGCAGCGCCGGCGTGCTGTGCGCTGCGATTGCCCAGGCGGCCGGCGAAACCCGCGCGCCCTGA
- a CDS encoding LysR family transcriptional regulator — MELRQLKYFVAVAEELHFARAAERLHLAQQPLSAQIKKLEGDLGVRLFERTTRKVELTPAGAALLPEAKAALSHVQRGTQSARLAAQGSLGRLTVGYVSTTVYNVMPATMRVFRERFPDVKVTLRELCPPHLEAAILAGEVQAGFLIPQQGYPDLLIEPLVRERVMVALPNGHALSLPGQVPLRSLAQESFVNYDRDVAPHVHDEVIALCRAGGFSPRVVQSAGSDQAVLGLVAAGVGVAFVAECLTRVRVDEVTYREVVDPSSSVTYGLALRRGDASPLVKGLRQVARAVAKASPTPR; from the coding sequence ATGGAGTTGCGTCAACTGAAGTATTTCGTGGCTGTGGCCGAGGAGCTGCATTTCGCCCGCGCCGCCGAACGGCTGCACCTGGCACAGCAGCCTCTGAGTGCCCAGATCAAGAAGCTTGAAGGGGACCTTGGGGTGCGACTCTTCGAGCGCACCACGCGCAAGGTGGAACTGACACCAGCAGGCGCAGCGCTCCTGCCTGAAGCGAAAGCCGCGCTGTCGCATGTGCAGCGCGGGACCCAGTCGGCCCGGCTTGCTGCTCAGGGCAGCCTCGGTCGCCTGACCGTCGGCTACGTCAGCACGACGGTGTACAACGTCATGCCAGCCACCATGCGGGTGTTCCGGGAGCGTTTTCCTGACGTCAAGGTCACCCTGCGCGAACTGTGCCCGCCGCACCTGGAGGCGGCCATCCTTGCCGGGGAGGTGCAGGCCGGCTTCTTAATTCCGCAGCAGGGCTATCCCGATCTCCTGATTGAACCCCTGGTCCGCGAACGCGTGATGGTGGCCCTGCCCAACGGCCATGCGCTGTCGCTGCCCGGGCAGGTTCCCCTGAGGAGCCTGGCGCAGGAAAGCTTCGTGAATTACGACCGGGACGTGGCGCCACATGTGCATGACGAAGTGATTGCCCTGTGCCGTGCCGGGGGATTCAGTCCACGGGTGGTGCAGTCCGCAGGATCGGACCAGGCGGTCCTTGGTCTCGTGGCCGCCGGGGTGGGCGTCGCCTTCGTCGCGGAGTGCCTGACGCGGGTTCGTGTGGACGAGGTGACTTACCGCGAGGTGGTGGACCCCTCCTCGTCCGTGACGTACGGCTTGGCGCTGCGGCGCGGGGACGCCTCACCGCTGGTGAAAGGCTTGCGGCAGGTGGCCCGTGCGGTCGCGAAGGCCAGCCCCACTCCCAGGTGA
- a CDS encoding malic enzyme-like NAD(P)-binding protein, producing MSAARPALTGAGAEPPVTIVYGRGPRAARLTARLRRHLAALGLTPDHGQQRVLLVDERGLVLRDRLGLEAYKVPVALPDFPLRGWPAGGLGPGLTEVIPAARATCLIHDTHLPLTPAALNALRANTGAPLLHVLRGDHSLWKGLHP from the coding sequence ATGAGCGCAGCGCGGCCCGCCCTGACCGGAGCAGGCGCCGAGCCACCCGTCACCATCGTGTATGGGCGCGGCCCACGGGCGGCGCGGCTCACCGCCCGCCTGCGCCGGCACCTGGCCGCCCTGGGCCTCACCCCCGACCACGGGCAGCAGCGCGTCCTGCTGGTCGACGAACGGGGCCTGGTGTTGCGTGACCGCCTTGGCCTCGAAGCGTACAAGGTGCCCGTGGCCCTGCCCGATTTCCCGCTGCGCGGCTGGCCAGCCGGTGGTCTCGGTCCCGGTCTGACGGAAGTGATCCCGGCCGCCCGGGCCACCTGCCTCATTCACGATACGCACCTGCCGCTGACGCCCGCCGCTCTCAACGCCCTGCGCGCGAACACCGGCGCGCCGCTGCTGCACGTGCTGCGCGGTGACCACTCCCTCTGGAAAGGACTCCACCCATGA
- a CDS encoding PAS domain S-box protein — MKPAISYTKCMSSDSLVGPALTTGPQVLLEALPQLVWGADRNGNWVYTNRRLRDFTGHHTDLTRSEFVSFVHPDDRQRVLDSWQQAGRPNQASAVEVRLRRHDGLFRWMLCQYQPVPGAERAGFMWCGTCTDIHAQRQRLQYAADIIETSRDCIKFIDLQGRLVYMNAGGMAEMDIPDFGVCDHAFWTEFWDNAMRPQVEAAMAEARAGRTGRFEGFCPTFAGAPKWWSVRVSPLYGVTGQLEQFLVVSRDITDRVRSELQAERWQMVSAALTGAQTQEEVVEIILSQGRGVLHASVGGVMLVSADGESLEALSHRGYPPEMVQRFSSIPLSLPTPVTDVVRDGVPRFLTGEEIDQQYPHLVGQRGDLRSSVLLPLRLHDRVIGSLILGFREDRAFKDEDRRFLMTLAAQCAQALERARLYDSVQVLNQDLERRVQERTYELERERKFLQALLESLTEGIVACDANGLLTVFNRATQQFHGLPAEPLAPERWSEHYQLYRPDGVTPLPKEEIPLFRAFSGEQVRNVDMVVVPRSGQEKSRYLRTNGNAIYSSGGEKLGAVVAMHDITEQRAAHDRLDAAHAELERVSAFNRLLLDSAGEGIFGVDAQGVTTFVNPAAMRMIGRTHEELIGQPQHALVHHSTANGEPYPSSECPIYTAGRDGQVRRVDDEVFWRKDGTSFPVEYVSTPLCGVNGEIEGSVVMFRDITERRQAEEALRQINEELRRSNAELEQFAYVASHDLQEPLRMVSSFAELLARRYEGQLDEKADQYIAHITQGAQRMKRVIEDLLSFSRLNTVPQRRRTVPVEEALRTAQAQLALVISETGAAVTHDPLPNVSGDLGHLTQLFQNLVSNALKFRHAGVTPQVHVSAAPEGKMWHFSVHDNGIGIEEPYYERIFVIFQRLHTRDRFDGTGIGLALCRKIVEHHGGRIWVASTPGVGSTFHFTLPAAD; from the coding sequence GTGAAGCCGGCAATCTCTTATACTAAATGTATGTCGTCTGACAGTCTTGTGGGCCCTGCACTCACCACCGGTCCGCAGGTTCTTCTTGAAGCCTTGCCACAGCTGGTGTGGGGGGCAGACAGAAACGGCAACTGGGTGTATACCAACCGGCGCCTGCGAGACTTTACGGGTCATCACACCGACCTGACCCGCTCAGAGTTCGTCTCATTCGTTCACCCGGATGACCGGCAACGTGTGCTGGACAGCTGGCAGCAGGCGGGGCGACCGAATCAGGCCAGCGCAGTGGAGGTCCGGCTGCGCCGGCACGATGGGCTCTTCCGTTGGATGCTCTGTCAGTACCAGCCAGTGCCCGGCGCAGAACGCGCCGGTTTCATGTGGTGTGGGACCTGCACGGACATTCACGCGCAGCGTCAGCGCCTGCAGTATGCGGCAGACATCATCGAGACCAGTCGTGACTGCATCAAGTTCATTGATCTGCAGGGGCGCCTCGTGTACATGAATGCCGGGGGAATGGCGGAAATGGACATCCCGGACTTCGGGGTGTGCGATCACGCCTTCTGGACGGAGTTCTGGGACAATGCCATGCGGCCGCAGGTGGAAGCAGCCATGGCGGAGGCCCGCGCCGGCAGGACCGGGCGCTTTGAGGGGTTCTGCCCGACCTTCGCTGGTGCGCCAAAGTGGTGGAGTGTTCGGGTGTCCCCGCTGTACGGCGTCACCGGACAGTTGGAACAGTTTCTCGTAGTCTCGAGGGACATTACCGACCGGGTTCGCAGCGAATTACAAGCGGAACGCTGGCAGATGGTTTCGGCCGCACTGACAGGCGCGCAGACGCAGGAAGAGGTGGTCGAGATCATCCTGAGTCAGGGCCGGGGGGTACTCCACGCAAGCGTGGGTGGCGTTATGCTCGTCAGCGCGGACGGGGAGTCCCTTGAGGCGCTGTCTCACCGGGGGTACCCGCCAGAGATGGTGCAGCGTTTCTCCAGCATCCCGCTTTCTCTCCCCACCCCCGTCACTGATGTAGTGCGGGACGGTGTGCCGCGGTTCCTGACCGGCGAGGAGATTGATCAACAGTATCCGCACCTGGTGGGTCAGCGCGGCGACCTGCGCAGCTCGGTGCTGCTGCCGTTGCGGCTGCACGACCGCGTGATCGGATCGCTCATTCTGGGCTTCAGGGAAGACCGGGCCTTCAAGGATGAGGACCGGCGTTTTCTCATGACGCTTGCCGCGCAGTGCGCGCAGGCTCTGGAGCGCGCCCGCCTGTACGACTCCGTTCAGGTGCTCAACCAGGACCTGGAGCGGCGTGTCCAGGAGCGCACGTATGAGCTGGAACGGGAGCGCAAGTTTCTGCAGGCCCTGCTGGAGAGCCTCACCGAAGGTATTGTCGCCTGCGACGCCAACGGTCTCCTGACAGTCTTCAACCGCGCCACGCAGCAGTTCCACGGCCTGCCTGCCGAACCCCTGGCGCCCGAGCGCTGGTCAGAGCACTACCAGCTGTACCGGCCAGATGGGGTGACCCCGCTGCCCAAAGAGGAAATCCCCCTGTTTCGTGCCTTTTCAGGCGAGCAGGTGCGCAACGTGGACATGGTGGTGGTGCCCAGGAGCGGGCAGGAGAAAAGCCGGTACCTCCGGACGAACGGCAACGCCATTTACAGCTCGGGCGGCGAGAAGCTGGGAGCGGTGGTGGCCATGCATGACATCACGGAGCAACGCGCCGCGCATGACCGGTTGGACGCCGCGCATGCGGAACTGGAGCGCGTGAGTGCCTTTAACCGCCTTTTGCTTGATTCAGCGGGTGAAGGGATTTTCGGCGTGGACGCACAGGGCGTGACCACCTTCGTGAATCCGGCCGCCATGAGAATGATCGGGCGAACACACGAGGAGTTGATTGGCCAGCCGCAACATGCCCTGGTTCATCACTCCACAGCCAACGGTGAGCCTTACCCTTCATCTGAGTGTCCGATCTACACCGCCGGGCGGGACGGTCAGGTGCGCCGGGTTGACGATGAGGTGTTCTGGCGCAAGGACGGAACCAGTTTCCCGGTCGAGTACGTTTCAACACCACTGTGTGGGGTAAACGGCGAAATCGAAGGTTCCGTCGTGATGTTCCGTGACATCACCGAACGCAGGCAGGCTGAAGAAGCGCTGCGCCAGATCAATGAGGAGCTGCGCCGCAGCAACGCAGAGCTCGAGCAGTTCGCCTATGTCGCCTCCCACGATCTGCAGGAGCCTCTGCGGATGGTGTCAAGTTTTGCGGAGCTTCTCGCACGGCGCTATGAGGGCCAGCTTGACGAGAAGGCCGATCAGTACATCGCCCATATCACGCAGGGGGCGCAACGCATGAAACGCGTGATTGAGGACCTGCTGAGCTTCTCACGGCTCAACACGGTTCCGCAGCGCCGCCGCACCGTACCAGTCGAGGAGGCGCTGCGCACAGCCCAGGCGCAGCTGGCGCTGGTGATCAGCGAAACCGGCGCAGCGGTCACGCATGATCCGCTTCCGAACGTCTCAGGTGATCTGGGGCACCTGACCCAGCTCTTTCAGAACCTGGTGAGTAATGCCCTGAAGTTCCGTCATGCCGGGGTGACGCCACAGGTGCATGTGAGCGCCGCGCCTGAAGGAAAAATGTGGCACTTCTCCGTACACGACAACGGCATTGGCATTGAAGAGCCGTATTACGAGCGGATTTTTGTGATCTTTCAGCGCCTGCACACCCGTGACCGGTTTGACGGAACGGGGATAGGGCTGGCCTTGTGCCGCAAGATCGTCGAGCATCATGGCGGGCGCATCTGGGTGGCGTCCACGCCTGGCGTGGGCAGCACCTTTCATTTCACCCTGCCTGCTGCGGACTGA
- a CDS encoding DUF6463 family protein produces the protein MTLVASWLLFLLGIAHVLFGMARYRPHFQEAFSEGFVGRFSGEYGRALAFWFTIMGLPLALIGFLAAHLVSIGDLGTVKIIGFALLMTAVTGVLAFPKSPLWLLVLLSPIFVLGGYEVIS, from the coding sequence ATGACACTTGTTGCAAGTTGGCTGCTTTTCCTTCTGGGTATCGCTCATGTTCTTTTCGGGATGGCAAGGTATCGACCTCACTTTCAGGAGGCATTTTCAGAGGGATTTGTCGGTCGATTCAGTGGAGAGTACGGTCGCGCACTCGCCTTCTGGTTTACGATCATGGGCCTTCCCCTGGCTTTGATTGGCTTTTTGGCGGCCCACCTGGTATCGATTGGCGATCTCGGTACCGTTAAAATCATTGGATTCGCCCTTTTGATGACTGCCGTCACTGGCGTGTTGGCCTTTCCAAAGTCACCTCTCTGGCTCCTTGTTCTGCTCTCGCCCATTTTTGTTCTGGGCGGATATGAAGTGATTTCCTGA
- a CDS encoding SDR family NAD(P)-dependent oxidoreductase — MLPKENQMFTYSGQTALITGASSGIGEMFARQLAARGMNLVLVARSEGRLRQLAHELKQLHHVQIDVVPMDLSRPGAGTQVARQVHHLGRSVHLLINSAGFATHGRFEQLPMAQQQDEISLNITALVELTHATLPEMLARGLGGVINVASTAGLQPDPYMAVYGATKAFVLSFSEALWAETRGRGVTVTALCPGATDTAFFDVVGAPEASVGRRDTPQNVVRVGLRALERGQSHVIPGTANVLLAQVHRFLPRALTARIVAGMLRPRTPQPVLRPD, encoded by the coding sequence ATGCTCCCAAAGGAGAACCAGATGTTCACGTACTCAGGTCAAACCGCCCTCATCACTGGCGCGTCCAGCGGCATTGGTGAGATGTTCGCCCGGCAGCTTGCCGCCAGGGGCATGAACCTGGTGCTCGTTGCGCGCTCGGAAGGCCGGCTCCGGCAACTTGCCCATGAGTTGAAGCAACTCCACCACGTTCAGATTGACGTGGTCCCCATGGACCTTTCACGCCCTGGCGCTGGAACGCAGGTTGCCAGGCAGGTGCACCACCTCGGCCGTTCCGTTCACCTGCTGATCAATAGCGCAGGGTTTGCGACCCACGGCCGCTTTGAGCAACTCCCCATGGCGCAGCAACAGGACGAGATCTCACTCAACATCACTGCGCTCGTCGAACTGACGCACGCCACGTTGCCGGAGATGCTGGCGCGCGGTCTGGGCGGCGTCATCAATGTGGCCTCAACGGCCGGGTTGCAACCCGACCCGTATATGGCGGTCTACGGCGCGACCAAAGCCTTCGTGCTGTCTTTCAGCGAGGCGCTGTGGGCTGAAACCCGCGGGCGCGGCGTGACGGTCACGGCGCTCTGTCCGGGCGCCACCGACACAGCGTTCTTCGACGTGGTGGGGGCGCCAGAGGCGTCAGTCGGCCGGCGTGACACCCCGCAGAACGTGGTCAGGGTGGGGTTACGCGCCCTGGAACGTGGGCAGAGTCACGTGATTCCGGGAACGGCCAACGTTCTTCTGGCCCAGGTTCACCGTTTCCTCCCGCGCGCCCTGACCGCCCGAATCGTCGCAGGGATGCTGCGCCCGAGGACCCCTCAGCCTGTCCTTCGACCTGATTGA
- a CDS encoding amino acid ABC transporter ATP-binding protein produces the protein MTASIIQASGVHKHFGTFHALRGVSLEVRSGEVVVVIGPSGSGKSTFIRTLNALDAHDSGSITIDGIPLNGRQNLDAIRREVGMVFQSFNLFPHLTVLDNITLAPMRVRRQSKADAEARGLELLRRVGIEEQAHKYPAQLSGGQQQRVAIARALAMDPKVMLFDEPTSALDPEMIKEVLDVMKELARSGMTMLVVTHEMGFAREVADRILFFDQGTIVEDTTPEAFYQNPQHDRAKAFLSKILGH, from the coding sequence ATGACGGCATCCATTATTCAAGCGAGCGGCGTTCACAAGCATTTCGGCACGTTTCACGCCCTGCGGGGGGTGAGTCTCGAGGTTCGCAGCGGCGAAGTCGTCGTGGTGATCGGGCCCTCCGGCAGTGGCAAAAGCACCTTTATCCGCACGCTCAATGCCCTGGACGCCCACGACAGCGGCAGCATCACCATTGACGGCATTCCACTCAACGGACGCCAGAACCTGGACGCGATCCGGCGGGAGGTGGGGATGGTGTTCCAGTCGTTCAATCTGTTTCCGCACCTGACGGTGCTGGACAACATCACGCTCGCGCCCATGCGGGTGCGCCGCCAGAGCAAGGCCGACGCCGAGGCGCGCGGCCTGGAGCTGCTGCGCCGGGTCGGCATCGAGGAGCAGGCCCACAAGTACCCCGCCCAGCTCTCCGGCGGCCAACAGCAGCGCGTCGCCATCGCCCGCGCGCTCGCCATGGACCCCAAGGTCATGCTGTTCGACGAGCCCACCTCCGCCCTGGACCCCGAGATGATCAAGGAGGTTCTGGACGTCATGAAGGAACTTGCCCGCAGCGGCATGACCATGCTCGTCGTCACGCACGAGATGGGCTTCGCGCGGGAGGTCGCCGACCGCATCCTGTTCTTCGATCAGGGCACGATCGTCGAGGACACCACCCCGGAAGCCTTCTACCAGAACCCCCAGCATGACCGCGCCAAGGCCTTTCTCAGCAAGATCCTCGGCCACTGA
- a CDS encoding aminotransferase class III-fold pyridoxal phosphate-dependent enzyme, translated as MPTPRPQPECSAPTPPPFPACASHPALRSLLPRALTHVSVYPTVAAATRAALHHARRSTGRRELISTVPADGLSATAPDGNLRHLAYGDLHALEAAAGPEVAAVMIEPFCGERGLAPGSEAFMRAARAFCRRSGAQLIIDERHTGFGQTGRVLALDHAAVAPDLLLLAPTGPAGPGLLVSGKAAGSPPPDEPAAQAVLQGLNTLRRYQRSWTGPGGFSAGAALARQLRALPHGAWGRVQHMGSLVSAELPDPHHGAGRRSIPPALAALTAAGIHTTRCGRALRFHLPPGTDVLNEVLPALRHAGGAS; from the coding sequence ATGCCCACCCCACGCCCACAGCCGGAGTGCTCTGCGCCCACGCCCCCGCCTTTCCCTGCCTGCGCCAGCCATCCGGCGCTCCGGTCCCTGCTGCCCCGGGCCCTCACGCACGTGTCGGTCTACCCGACCGTGGCGGCCGCCACGCGCGCAGCCCTGCACCACGCCCGGCGCAGCACCGGCCGGCGCGAACTGATCTCCACGGTCCCCGCCGACGGCCTGAGCGCCACGGCGCCGGACGGAAACCTCCGGCACCTCGCCTACGGTGACCTTCACGCCCTGGAAGCCGCTGCCGGTCCCGAGGTGGCCGCCGTGATGATCGAGCCGTTCTGCGGTGAACGCGGCCTGGCGCCGGGCAGTGAGGCGTTCATGCGGGCCGCCCGCGCCTTCTGCCGCCGCTCGGGCGCCCAGCTGATCATCGACGAACGACACACGGGGTTCGGTCAGACCGGCCGTGTTCTCGCGCTGGACCACGCAGCGGTCGCGCCTGACCTGCTGCTGCTGGCCCCCACCGGCCCGGCTGGCCCCGGTCTGCTCGTGAGTGGGAAAGCGGCCGGCAGCCCGCCGCCCGACGAACCGGCCGCGCAAGCTGTCCTTCAGGGCCTGAACACCCTGCGCCGCTATCAACGGAGCTGGACAGGCCCCGGCGGTTTCAGTGCCGGGGCCGCGCTGGCCCGCCAGCTGAGGGCGCTGCCTCACGGCGCGTGGGGCCGGGTCCAGCACATGGGCAGCCTCGTGAGCGCCGAGCTGCCCGACCCTCACCACGGGGCCGGTCGCCGCTCCATTCCGCCTGCCCTGGCCGCCCTCACCGCGGCGGGCATTCACACCACCCGCTGCGGCCGTGCGTTGAGATTCCACCTGCCGCCCGGCACCGACGTGCTCAACGAAGTGTTGCCGGCCCTCAGGCACGCGGGGGGCGCCTCATGA
- a CDS encoding VOC family virulence protein, producing MSNARLPVSLDHCVIHVTDWERSNAFYAAVMGAELISMRGGYAYRFGAQQLNVHGPGVTVNQVARLPVLPGGSDLCFQWNGPIEDAVQHLQRYGVAVETDVVQRRGAQGQGQSVYFRDPDGSLLEFISYD from the coding sequence ATGAGCAATGCTCGCCTTCCTGTTTCATTGGACCACTGCGTCATTCACGTCACTGACTGGGAACGGTCCAATGCCTTCTACGCGGCTGTGATGGGCGCTGAGCTGATTTCCATGCGCGGGGGGTATGCCTATCGCTTCGGCGCGCAGCAACTCAACGTGCACGGTCCTGGGGTGACGGTGAATCAGGTGGCGCGTCTTCCTGTACTCCCTGGTGGGTCTGATCTCTGTTTTCAGTGGAACGGCCCAATCGAAGACGCGGTGCAGCACCTGCAGCGCTACGGGGTGGCGGTGGAAACAGACGTCGTGCAGCGGCGAGGAGCGCAGGGACAGGGACAGAGCGTGTACTTCCGGGACCCAGACGGCTCACTGCTCGAATTCATCAGTTATGACTGA
- a CDS encoding amino acid ABC transporter permease — protein MPGTPHAALTATGWTALGIAAFFALFLVISAVLTRIPDPIGSRASLFVEGARTTLILTLISGALGLVVGAFAGLARTSPLRLLSVPAAAYIWVIRGTPLLVQLLFVYNALPIMLKSVGIRAELNEFSSAVLALALNVGAYNAEVIRAGLQAVPRGQNEAARSLGLSGTQTMMTVVMPQALRIVTPPLVNNKVALLKDSSLASSIALLELTLAGSRVSSESFQPVPVLITIAAVYLTLTTVLTLFTDVLERRLKIASR, from the coding sequence CTGCCCGGAACGCCCCACGCAGCGTTGACGGCCACCGGATGGACGGCCCTGGGCATCGCGGCCTTTTTCGCCTTGTTTCTCGTGATCAGCGCGGTGCTGACGCGAATCCCGGATCCGATCGGGTCAAGAGCGTCGCTGTTCGTTGAGGGCGCGCGCACCACGCTGATCCTGACCCTGATCTCCGGCGCGCTGGGTCTCGTGGTGGGTGCATTCGCCGGCCTGGCCCGGACCTCGCCGCTGCGGCTGCTCAGCGTACCGGCCGCCGCCTACATCTGGGTGATTCGCGGGACGCCGCTGCTGGTGCAACTGCTGTTCGTGTACAACGCGCTGCCCATCATGCTGAAGTCCGTGGGCATCCGCGCTGAACTCAACGAGTTTTCCTCGGCAGTGCTGGCCCTGGCCCTGAACGTCGGCGCCTACAACGCAGAGGTGATCCGCGCCGGGCTGCAGGCCGTGCCGCGCGGTCAGAACGAAGCGGCCCGGTCCCTGGGGCTCAGCGGAACGCAGACGATGATGACGGTCGTGATGCCTCAGGCGCTGCGGATCGTGACGCCACCGCTGGTCAACAACAAAGTCGCGCTTCTTAAGGACTCTTCGCTGGCGTCGTCGATTGCCCTGCTGGAGCTGACCCTGGCCGGCTCGCGGGTCTCGAGTGAGAGCTTTCAGCCGGTGCCAGTCCTGATCACGATCGCGGCAGTGTACCTGACCCTGACCACGGTGCTCACCCTGTTCACTGACGTTCTTGAACGGCGACTGAAAATCGCGTCCCGGTAA